A region from the Variovorax sp. V93 genome encodes:
- a CDS encoding DUF3772 domain-containing protein, protein MRSIPRLMAFCLAALLLMCGAATAQPGTGGVGGTTAAAAAAPAPEPTVAELRAQFAKISTDADSTGDLRQLLAQINDIGTQADKFVAARTGELADLNARLGELGNPPAAGATEDPDITRQRARLTKERNALDADIRLARLLAIDVRQRAAELVTQRRALFEAQITERAPSPLTGEFWRDLQEAWPSDLARLQAMASDLRDGFSQAMQQGPRMAVLWALLLAVLFAVLGNWVAEHLLTRIAARLLPAGRLRRSLLVIAIVASHVLLVAVAAHGFVWVLEEYATWEPQARKAMRSTAQALVFMAFVIGLGRGLLATRRPSWRLPPIPDAMATRLAPLPWLVAAVAALAWAPVEINALVEASFAAVVATHVLTALVLTALVGAVLHRLRPLRADAPDADPPERPMWVGLLVACIGALMVAIWVLVAVGYVALASFLASQLTWSGIVAAAFYVLFKFADDVFMAGVSSRSTFGQRLQKSFGLAPQTLDQAATVLSGLSRVALFFYMLIALAAPLGTGPSEVFQRSGKFGTGVKVGEFQLVPGAILSAVAVAVIGFIVLRVFKRWLARSYLPSTQFEPGMQSSITTLLGYVGGILVVAFSLSALGIGIERIAWVASALSVGIGFGLQAIVQNFISGLILLAEQPVKVGDWVVLGTTEGDVRRINVRATEIQLGDRSTVIVPNSEFITKTVRNMTLTNAEGRVLIRLPMPLTTNAQRVRELILDACRAHESVLETPAPSLTLEGIEGGLLIFQAIAYVPSPRLAGSVRSDLLFTILERLDAEQLPLMPYAAPPAPMPASVPAPDAADGAGPAAATPAA, encoded by the coding sequence ATGCGTTCGATCCCCCGCCTGATGGCCTTCTGCCTGGCCGCCCTGCTGCTGATGTGCGGCGCCGCGACGGCCCAGCCGGGCACCGGCGGCGTCGGCGGCACCACCGCCGCTGCTGCCGCGGCCCCGGCGCCCGAACCCACGGTGGCCGAGCTGCGCGCGCAGTTCGCCAAGATCAGCACCGATGCCGATTCCACCGGGGACCTGCGCCAGCTGCTCGCACAGATCAACGACATCGGCACACAGGCCGACAAGTTCGTTGCCGCGCGCACCGGCGAGCTGGCCGACCTGAACGCCCGCCTCGGCGAGCTCGGCAATCCGCCGGCCGCGGGCGCCACCGAAGACCCCGACATCACGCGCCAGCGCGCCCGCCTCACGAAGGAGCGCAACGCGCTGGACGCCGACATCCGGCTCGCTCGGCTGCTGGCCATCGACGTGCGGCAGCGTGCCGCCGAACTGGTGACCCAGCGCCGCGCGCTTTTCGAGGCGCAGATCACCGAGCGCGCGCCCTCGCCGCTCACTGGCGAGTTCTGGCGCGACCTGCAGGAAGCCTGGCCGAGCGACCTGGCGCGCCTGCAGGCCATGGCCTCCGACCTGCGCGACGGGTTCTCGCAGGCCATGCAGCAAGGCCCGCGCATGGCGGTGCTCTGGGCGCTGCTCCTGGCGGTGCTGTTCGCGGTGCTCGGCAACTGGGTGGCCGAGCATCTGCTGACGCGGATCGCCGCGCGGCTGCTGCCGGCGGGCCGGCTGCGGCGTTCGCTGCTGGTGATTGCCATCGTCGCGAGCCACGTGCTGCTGGTGGCCGTGGCGGCGCACGGCTTCGTGTGGGTGCTCGAGGAATACGCCACCTGGGAGCCGCAGGCACGCAAGGCGATGCGTTCGACGGCGCAGGCGCTGGTGTTCATGGCCTTCGTCATCGGGCTGGGCCGCGGGCTGCTGGCCACGCGGCGCCCGTCGTGGCGGCTGCCGCCGATACCCGACGCCATGGCCACGCGCCTGGCGCCGCTGCCTTGGCTGGTTGCGGCGGTGGCGGCGCTGGCCTGGGCACCGGTGGAGATCAACGCGCTGGTGGAAGCAAGCTTTGCAGCCGTGGTGGCCACGCACGTGCTCACGGCGCTGGTGCTCACCGCCCTGGTCGGCGCGGTGCTCCACCGGCTGAGGCCGCTGCGCGCCGATGCGCCGGACGCCGATCCGCCCGAGCGGCCGATGTGGGTGGGCCTGCTGGTGGCCTGCATCGGCGCGCTGATGGTGGCCATCTGGGTGCTGGTGGCCGTGGGCTACGTGGCGCTCGCGAGCTTCCTGGCCTCGCAGCTCACCTGGAGCGGCATCGTCGCGGCCGCCTTCTACGTGCTGTTCAAGTTTGCCGACGACGTCTTCATGGCCGGCGTGTCCTCGCGCAGCACTTTCGGCCAGCGACTGCAGAAGAGCTTCGGCTTGGCGCCGCAGACGCTCGACCAGGCGGCCACCGTGCTCTCGGGCCTGAGCCGGGTGGCACTGTTCTTCTACATGCTGATTGCACTGGCGGCGCCGCTGGGCACCGGTCCCAGCGAAGTGTTCCAGCGCAGCGGCAAGTTCGGCACCGGCGTGAAGGTGGGCGAGTTCCAGCTGGTGCCGGGCGCCATCCTGAGCGCCGTGGCCGTGGCCGTGATCGGCTTCATCGTGCTCAGGGTGTTCAAGCGCTGGCTCGCGCGCAGCTACCTGCCCAGCACGCAGTTCGAGCCGGGCATGCAGAGCTCGATCACCACGCTGCTGGGCTACGTGGGCGGCATCCTGGTGGTCGCGTTCTCGCTGTCGGCGCTGGGCATCGGCATCGAGCGCATCGCGTGGGTGGCCAGCGCGCTGTCGGTGGGCATCGGCTTCGGCCTGCAGGCCATCGTGCAGAACTTCATCTCGGGCCTCATCCTGCTGGCCGAGCAGCCGGTGAAGGTGGGCGACTGGGTGGTGCTGGGCACCACCGAGGGCGACGTGCGGCGCATCAACGTGCGTGCCACGGAGATCCAGCTCGGAGACCGCTCGACGGTGATCGTGCCGAACTCCGAGTTCATCACGAAGACCGTGCGCAACATGACGCTGACCAACGCGGAGGGCCGGGTGCTCATCCGGTTGCCGATGCCGCTGACCACCAACGCGCAGCGCGTTCGCGAGCTCATCCTGGACGCCTGCCGCGCACACGAGAGCGTGCTGGAAACGCCGGCGCCTTCGCTCACGCTCGAAGGCATCGAGGGTGGCCTGCTCATCTTCCAGGCCATTGCCTATGTGCCGAGCCCGCGCCTGGCGGGCAGCGTGCGCAGCGACCTGCTGTTCACGATCCTGGAGCGGCTGGACGCGGAGCAGCTGCCGCTGATGCCGTATGCGGCGCCGCCTGCGCCAATGCCTGCGTCCGTGCCCGCGCCGGACGCCGCGGACGGCGCCGGCCCGGCCGCCGCCACCCCGGCCGCCTAG
- the flhA gene encoding flagellar biosynthesis protein FlhA — translation MNAMATLTRLQAQLFSGSQWKGLAGPILIVLILSMMVLPLPPFLLDLLFTFNIAMSVMVLLVSMYTMKALDFAAFPAVLLFSTLLRLSLNVASTRVVLMHGHTGPDAAGKVIEAFGHFLVGGNFAVGVMVFIILVLINFMVITKGAGRIAEVGARFMLDAMPGKQMAIDADLNAGLIGEEVARKRRQEVAQEADFYGSMDGASKFVRGDAIAGLLIMVINIIGGLVVGMLQHGLDFGTAGTTYTLLAIGDGLVAQIPALVISTAAGVIVSRVTTDEDVGRQLTGQLFSNPQVLFLTAGLIGLMGMIPGMPNLAFLLIAGGLAWLGRRMLGRAPQAAAEQAAAAQAAAMPSAEAPEATWDDVALVDPLGMEVGYRLIPLVDQTQNGELLGRIKSIRKKVAQEIGFLAPVVHIRDNLEIPPNTYVISLKGVEIGRGEAFPNQWMAINPGQVSGTLLGTPTQDPAFHLPAVWIDGSLRQEAQVLGYTVVDACTVMATHLNHLIQTHAAELLGRQEVQQLLDQIGKTAPKLTEDLVPKIISLSTLHKVLQNLLDEEVPIRDMRTILDVMAEHAPTVKDAAELTSLTRLALGRAITQQLFPGDSELQVIGLDGALDGVLQQALTNNNGIEPGLAHSLMQQTRAAIARQEQLGLAPVLVVQHSLRVLLSRFLRRSFRQLKVLSHAEIPDTRHIKITATIGGRV, via the coding sequence ATGAACGCCATGGCCACGCTCACGCGCCTGCAGGCGCAGCTGTTCTCCGGCAGCCAGTGGAAGGGCCTTGCCGGCCCCATCCTGATCGTGCTGATCCTGAGCATGATGGTGCTGCCGCTGCCGCCCTTCCTGCTGGACCTGCTGTTCACCTTCAACATCGCGATGTCGGTGATGGTGCTGCTGGTGAGCATGTACACCATGAAGGCGCTGGACTTCGCGGCCTTCCCGGCCGTGCTGCTGTTCTCGACGCTGCTGCGCCTGTCGCTCAACGTGGCCTCCACGCGCGTGGTGCTGATGCACGGCCACACCGGGCCGGACGCGGCGGGCAAGGTGATCGAGGCCTTCGGCCACTTCCTGGTGGGCGGCAACTTCGCGGTCGGCGTGATGGTGTTCATCATCCTGGTGCTGATCAACTTCATGGTCATCACCAAGGGCGCGGGACGCATCGCCGAGGTCGGCGCGCGCTTCATGCTCGACGCCATGCCGGGCAAGCAGATGGCGATCGACGCCGACCTGAACGCCGGCCTGATCGGCGAGGAGGTGGCGCGCAAGCGCCGCCAGGAAGTCGCGCAGGAAGCCGACTTCTACGGCTCGATGGACGGCGCCAGCAAGTTCGTGCGCGGCGACGCGATTGCCGGCCTGCTGATCATGGTGATCAACATCATCGGCGGGCTGGTGGTGGGCATGCTGCAGCACGGGCTGGACTTCGGCACCGCCGGCACGACCTACACGCTGCTGGCCATCGGCGACGGCCTGGTGGCGCAGATTCCGGCGCTGGTGATCTCGACCGCCGCGGGCGTGATCGTCTCGCGCGTCACCACCGACGAAGACGTGGGCCGCCAGCTGACCGGCCAGCTGTTCTCCAACCCGCAGGTGCTGTTCCTCACGGCCGGCCTGATCGGCCTGATGGGGATGATCCCCGGCATGCCGAACCTGGCCTTCCTGCTGATCGCGGGCGGCCTGGCGTGGCTCGGCCGGCGCATGCTCGGACGCGCGCCGCAGGCCGCTGCCGAACAGGCCGCCGCAGCCCAGGCCGCGGCCATGCCGTCGGCCGAGGCGCCCGAAGCCACCTGGGACGACGTGGCGCTGGTCGACCCGCTCGGCATGGAGGTCGGCTACCGGCTGATCCCGCTGGTGGACCAGACGCAGAACGGCGAACTGCTGGGCCGCATCAAGAGCATCCGCAAGAAGGTGGCGCAGGAGATCGGCTTCCTGGCGCCAGTGGTCCACATCCGCGACAACCTGGAAATCCCGCCCAACACCTACGTGATCAGCCTGAAGGGCGTCGAGATCGGCCGCGGCGAGGCTTTCCCCAACCAGTGGATGGCCATCAACCCCGGCCAGGTGAGCGGCACCCTGCTCGGCACGCCGACGCAGGACCCGGCCTTCCACCTGCCCGCGGTGTGGATCGACGGCAGCCTGCGCCAGGAGGCTCAGGTGCTCGGCTACACGGTGGTCGATGCCTGCACGGTCATGGCCACGCACCTGAACCACCTGATCCAGACCCACGCCGCCGAGCTGCTCGGCCGCCAGGAAGTGCAGCAGCTGCTCGACCAGATCGGCAAGACCGCGCCCAAGCTCACCGAGGACCTGGTGCCCAAGATCATCTCGCTGAGCACGCTGCACAAGGTGCTGCAGAACCTGCTCGACGAAGAGGTGCCGATCCGCGACATGCGCACCATCCTCGACGTGATGGCCGAGCACGCGCCCACCGTCAAGGACGCCGCCGAACTCACCTCGCTCACGCGCCTGGCGCTTGGCCGCGCGATCACGCAGCAGCTGTTCCCGGGCGATTCCGAACTGCAGGTGATCGGCCTGGACGGCGCGCTCGACGGCGTGCTGCAGCAGGCGCTCACCAACAACAACGGCATCGAGCCGGGGCTTGCCCACAGCCTCATGCAGCAGACCCGCGCGGCCATCGCGCGCCAGGAACAGCTGGGCCTGGCGCCGGTGCTGGTCGTCCAGCATTCGCTGCGCGTGCTGCTCTCGCGCTTCCTGCGCCGCAGCTTCCGCCAGCTCAAGGTTCTCTCGCATGCAGAGATTCCTGACACCCGCCACATCAAGATCACCGCCACCATCGGAGGAAGAGTTTGA
- a CDS encoding flagellar biosynthesis protein FlhG codes for MSKLVSDQADGLRRLLAQSSARIIAIASMGNRPGATTAAMNLGAALAHMGKDVLLLDEHGPGPDTACAAWAADPLGTLGDVASQRLTSEGAAARTECGVHVLPAPLGGQPDHTDPRLLWDGSMILVDAALDAVGNLSPLARLADELVVVLQPHPASITATYSGIKRLHYAHALRQLRLLVNGVADPEAARQTMANLVDTGSRYLAVSIQPAGWVRADPHLADARRLARTVVEAFPASPAAVDFRVIAAAVAQWPWRPAVRPQDTRTALWRPEALAAEPESAVAQEEERGGRVHRAGNL; via the coding sequence GTGAGCAAGCTGGTGTCGGATCAAGCCGATGGGCTGCGGCGGCTGCTGGCGCAGTCGTCCGCACGCATCATCGCGATCGCAAGCATGGGCAACCGCCCGGGCGCCACCACGGCGGCCATGAACCTGGGCGCCGCGCTGGCCCACATGGGCAAGGACGTGCTGCTGCTCGACGAGCACGGGCCGGGGCCGGATACGGCGTGTGCCGCATGGGCCGCCGATCCGCTCGGAACGCTGGGCGACGTCGCCTCGCAGCGGCTGACCTCCGAAGGCGCCGCCGCGCGCACCGAGTGCGGCGTGCATGTGCTGCCGGCGCCGCTCGGCGGCCAGCCCGACCACACCGACCCGCGCCTGCTGTGGGACGGCAGCATGATCCTGGTCGACGCGGCGCTCGACGCCGTCGGCAACCTGTCGCCGCTCGCGCGGCTGGCGGACGAGCTGGTGGTGGTGCTGCAGCCCCACCCGGCTTCCATCACCGCCACCTATTCGGGCATCAAGCGGCTGCACTATGCGCACGCGCTGCGGCAGCTTCGCCTGCTGGTCAATGGGGTGGCCGACCCCGAAGCCGCGCGCCAGACCATGGCCAACCTGGTCGACACCGGCAGCCGCTACCTGGCGGTCTCCATACAGCCGGCCGGCTGGGTCCGCGCCGATCCGCACCTGGCCGATGCCAGGCGCCTCGCCCGCACCGTGGTGGAGGCCTTCCCGGCCAGCCCGGCGGCCGTGGATTTCCGCGTCATCGCCGCCGCCGTTGCGCAGTGGCCCTGGCGCCCGGCCGTGCGGCCGCAGGACACCCGCACCGCGCTCTGGCGGCCCGAGGCGCTGGCAGCGGAGCCGGAATCGGCTGTGGCACAAGAGGAAGAAAGGGGCGGCCGTGTACACCGCGCAGGGAACCTTTGA
- a CDS encoding RNA polymerase sigma factor FliA: MYTAQGTFEKSHLLKQHQPMVRRMALQMLAKLPASVELDDLIQAGMIGLLDASTRYQDNRGAQFETFASQRIRGAMLDELRANDWGSRGLRQSARKVEQAIQALEHRLGRSASEGEIAKELKMELDDYQSLLQDIQGCQLLYVEDFAQDGEAENPWLERQAHNDGRLGGDDPLAQLLEAGFRNELVDAIAALPERDQLLLNLYYEEELNLREIGAILEVTQSRVCQLHSQAISRLRAKLKDSL, translated from the coding sequence GTGTACACCGCGCAGGGAACCTTTGAGAAGTCCCACCTGCTGAAGCAGCACCAGCCGATGGTGCGCCGCATGGCGCTCCAGATGCTGGCCAAGCTGCCCGCCAGCGTGGAGCTCGACGACCTGATCCAGGCCGGCATGATCGGCCTGCTCGACGCGTCCACGCGCTACCAGGACAACCGCGGCGCGCAGTTCGAGACCTTCGCCAGCCAGCGCATCCGCGGCGCCATGCTCGACGAACTGCGCGCGAACGACTGGGGCTCGCGCGGCCTGCGCCAGTCGGCGCGCAAGGTGGAACAGGCGATCCAGGCGCTGGAGCACCGGCTGGGCCGCTCCGCCAGCGAAGGAGAGATCGCCAAGGAACTGAAGATGGAGCTGGACGACTACCAGTCGCTGCTGCAGGACATCCAGGGCTGCCAGCTGCTCTACGTGGAAGACTTCGCGCAGGACGGCGAGGCCGAAAACCCCTGGCTCGAGCGGCAGGCGCACAACGACGGCCGGCTGGGCGGCGACGATCCGCTCGCGCAGCTGCTCGAGGCGGGTTTCCGGAATGAGCTCGTCGACGCGATTGCCGCGCTGCCCGAGCGCGACCAGCTGCTGCTGAACCTGTACTACGAGGAAGAGCTGAACCTGCGCGAGATCGGCGCGATCCTCGAGGTGACCCAGTCGCGCGTGTGCCAGCT
- the flhF gene encoding flagellar biosynthesis protein FlhF: MNIPTDVRTSARKFVAPTSREALRLARQALGDEAIVLTNRVTAEGVEIVAMVQEDVEEVRASAAAAPPAPQPLPAAMAAPTPAFASIAAPAAAPAPLAADSVLGELHSMRCMIEEQLAGVAWNEKQRRDPMRGRLLRTLLGAGFSARLSKAMLEHLPTGQSYVQGMAFVRSELIRTLPVHEDEDALLAQGGVYALMGPTGVGKTTTTAKLAARCVMRFGADKLALVTTDSYRIGAYEQLRIYGQILNVPVYAVKDAADLHLVLQDLQGKHMVLIDTVGMSQRDRAVSDQIAMLCSSQRPVKRLLLLNATSHGDTLNEVVHAYRHGSGSDLAGCIFTKVDEATHPGALIDTVIRHRLPVHYVSSGQKVPENLMRADRAQLVDSAFQANSRSALFVPGEGDLQDGSANAEASAAHAEAERQRLQYRQLIRAMAHDAQEVAAAASALAAAPLGFEQARTLWRMAADENVSHKAVLQALMAHAASEIGASCDTHVLALSGQVGLKSDEGGDAYQCQGSLLLSDRGGQPLAAPNQWLSTTATRNPADPTRKPGVRQVQWLRQQDFGKAVVHMLPRLPAAELMLQWQVQRQQWMARAPGSTAVTDPRTGEYATLTGLDFDFGDACAVVFKGRAALQSVAEARVTLRTDGGLPGLRCIATRLTDARSHKVLAQSYALTNIGRDIAPQQLAQWQGWAAEAEPCLRLLRQGLSVLGGLGEAGDPHMMKRLLIAGQVTTTVWRLQQAGGDWAGRTRALLSQLTGRPARPGRPVSGNVLYAGVGKLFFLLEALDT; the protein is encoded by the coding sequence TTGAACATCCCGACAGACGTCCGCACCAGCGCGCGCAAGTTCGTCGCGCCCACCAGCCGGGAAGCGCTGCGCCTCGCGCGCCAGGCGCTCGGCGACGAAGCCATCGTGCTGACCAACCGCGTGACCGCCGAAGGCGTGGAGATCGTGGCCATGGTGCAGGAGGACGTGGAGGAAGTGCGCGCGAGCGCGGCCGCCGCGCCGCCGGCACCCCAGCCATTGCCGGCCGCCATGGCGGCTCCCACGCCCGCCTTTGCCTCCATCGCAGCGCCTGCCGCAGCCCCCGCCCCCCTGGCCGCAGACAGCGTGCTCGGCGAACTCCATTCGATGCGCTGCATGATCGAGGAGCAGCTCGCCGGCGTGGCATGGAACGAGAAGCAGCGGCGCGATCCGATGCGCGGGCGCCTGCTGCGCACGCTGCTGGGCGCCGGCTTCAGCGCCCGCCTCTCCAAGGCCATGCTGGAGCACCTGCCCACGGGCCAGAGCTACGTCCAGGGCATGGCCTTCGTGCGCTCCGAACTGATCCGCACGCTGCCGGTGCACGAGGACGAGGACGCGCTGCTGGCGCAGGGCGGCGTCTATGCGCTGATGGGCCCCACCGGCGTCGGCAAGACCACCACCACGGCCAAGCTCGCGGCGCGCTGCGTGATGCGCTTCGGCGCGGACAAGCTCGCGCTCGTCACCACCGACAGCTACCGCATCGGCGCCTATGAGCAGTTGCGCATCTACGGCCAGATCCTCAACGTGCCGGTCTACGCCGTGAAGGACGCGGCCGACCTGCACCTGGTGCTGCAGGACCTGCAGGGCAAGCACATGGTGCTGATCGATACCGTCGGCATGAGCCAGCGCGACCGCGCCGTGTCCGACCAGATCGCGATGCTCTGCAGCAGCCAGCGGCCGGTGAAGCGGCTGCTGCTGCTCAACGCCACGAGCCATGGCGACACGCTCAACGAGGTGGTGCACGCCTACCGGCACGGCAGCGGCAGCGATCTCGCGGGCTGCATCTTCACCAAGGTCGACGAGGCCACGCATCCCGGCGCGCTGATCGACACGGTGATCCGCCACCGCCTGCCGGTGCACTACGTCTCCAGCGGCCAGAAGGTGCCCGAGAACCTGATGCGCGCCGACCGCGCGCAGCTGGTGGACAGTGCGTTCCAGGCCAACAGCCGCAGCGCGCTGTTCGTGCCCGGCGAAGGCGACCTGCAGGACGGATCGGCGAATGCCGAGGCTTCCGCGGCCCACGCGGAGGCCGAACGCCAGCGGCTGCAGTACCGGCAGCTGATCCGCGCCATGGCGCACGACGCGCAGGAAGTGGCCGCCGCGGCCTCGGCACTCGCGGCCGCGCCGCTCGGATTCGAGCAGGCGCGCACGCTCTGGCGGATGGCCGCCGACGAGAACGTGAGCCACAAGGCGGTGCTGCAGGCGCTCATGGCACATGCGGCGAGCGAGATCGGCGCCAGCTGCGACACCCACGTGCTGGCGCTCAGCGGCCAGGTCGGGCTCAAGTCCGACGAAGGCGGCGATGCCTACCAGTGCCAGGGCAGCCTGCTGCTGTCCGACCGCGGCGGGCAGCCGCTCGCGGCGCCCAACCAGTGGCTCTCGACCACCGCGACCCGCAACCCCGCCGACCCCACGCGCAAGCCCGGCGTGCGGCAGGTGCAGTGGCTGCGCCAGCAGGACTTCGGCAAGGCCGTGGTGCACATGCTGCCGCGGCTGCCCGCGGCCGAGCTCATGCTGCAGTGGCAGGTGCAGCGCCAGCAATGGATGGCGCGCGCGCCGGGCTCCACGGCGGTGACCGATCCGCGCACCGGCGAATACGCCACGCTGACCGGCCTGGACTTCGATTTCGGCGATGCGTGCGCCGTGGTCTTCAAGGGCCGCGCCGCGCTGCAATCGGTGGCCGAGGCGCGCGTCACGCTGCGCACCGACGGCGGCCTGCCCGGCCTGCGCTGCATTGCCACGCGCCTGACCGATGCGCGCAGCCACAAGGTGCTGGCTCAAAGCTACGCGCTCACCAACATCGGCCGCGACATCGCGCCGCAGCAGCTCGCGCAGTGGCAGGGCTGGGCCGCCGAGGCCGAGCCCTGCCTGCGCCTGCTGCGCCAGGGCCTCTCGGTGCTGGGCGGGCTTGGCGAGGCGGGCGATCCGCACATGATGAAGCGCCTGCTCATCGCAGGCCAGGTGACCACCACCGTCTGGCGCCTGCAGCAGGCCGGCGGCGACTGGGCCGGCCGCACCCGCGCGCTGCTGTCGCAGCTGACCGGCCGGCCCGCGCGGCCCGGCCGCCCCGTGTCGGGCAACGTGCTGTACGCCGGCGTGGGCAAGCTGTTCTTCCTGCTGGAGGCGCTGGACACGTGA
- the flhB gene encoding flagellar biosynthesis protein FlhB: protein MAEESDLEKTEPASPQRLEKAREQGDVARSRELATFVLLGTAVAGLWLTADSLGATLRGALAQGMHFDRAAAFDPSHMLARAGLMGQQALLALAPLFGMMLVAALAAPLMLGGWLLSAKALAPKFSKLDPVAGVGRMFSAQALSELFKALAKSLLIGGVAWLVIMGNVDEVSALMAQSERAALPQMIVLVAHNCALIASALFLVALVDVPYQLWSYHRKLRMSREDLRQEHKESEGDPHVKAQIRRQQQQVARRRMMSEVPKADIVVTNPTHFAVALKYVDHDMRAPRVVAKGSDLMAARIREIARENKVAILEAPPLTRALFKHTRLGDEIPAGLYTAVAEVLAWVYQLKRWQSEGGEAPRTPADLPIPESLEYSPKAAAA from the coding sequence ATGGCTGAAGAAAGCGACCTCGAAAAAACCGAACCCGCCTCACCGCAGCGCCTCGAAAAGGCGCGCGAGCAAGGGGACGTGGCGCGGTCGCGCGAGCTCGCGACCTTCGTGCTGCTGGGCACCGCCGTCGCCGGCCTGTGGCTCACGGCCGATTCGCTGGGCGCCACCCTGCGCGGCGCACTGGCCCAGGGGATGCACTTCGACCGCGCCGCGGCATTCGACCCTTCCCACATGCTGGCGCGCGCCGGGCTCATGGGCCAGCAGGCGCTGCTCGCGCTTGCGCCGCTGTTCGGCATGATGCTGGTGGCAGCCCTGGCGGCGCCGCTGATGCTCGGCGGCTGGCTGCTCTCGGCCAAGGCCCTGGCGCCCAAGTTCAGCAAGCTCGATCCGGTGGCCGGCGTGGGCCGCATGTTTTCCGCGCAGGCCCTGTCGGAGCTGTTCAAGGCGCTGGCCAAGTCGCTGCTGATCGGCGGCGTGGCCTGGCTGGTGATCATGGGCAACGTGGACGAGGTCTCGGCACTGATGGCACAGTCGGAGCGCGCCGCGCTGCCGCAGATGATCGTGCTGGTGGCGCACAACTGCGCACTGATCGCCTCCGCGCTGTTCCTGGTGGCGCTGGTCGACGTTCCCTACCAGCTGTGGAGCTACCACCGCAAGCTGCGCATGTCGCGCGAAGACCTGCGCCAGGAGCACAAGGAAAGCGAGGGCGATCCGCACGTCAAGGCGCAGATCCGCCGCCAGCAGCAGCAGGTGGCGCGCCGGCGGATGATGTCCGAGGTGCCGAAGGCCGACATCGTGGTGACCAACCCCACGCACTTCGCGGTGGCGCTCAAGTATGTGGACCACGACATGCGCGCACCGCGCGTGGTGGCCAAGGGCAGCGACCTGATGGCCGCGCGCATCCGCGAGATCGCGCGCGAGAACAAGGTGGCGATCCTCGAGGCACCGCCGCTCACGCGCGCACTCTTCAAGCACACCCGGCTCGGCGACGAGATCCCGGCCGGCCTCTACACCGCGGTGGCCGAGGTGCTGGCCTGGGTCTACCAGCTCAAGCGCTGGCAAAGCGAAGGCGGTGAAGCGCCGCGCACGCCGGCCGACCTGCCGATCCCCGAATCGCTCGAATACTCGCCGAAGGCCGCCGCCGCATGA